AAGTCTATATCAAGTACATTGCAGGCTGGTTGAAAGCTGCACGCACACAACAAACTATGCATGTCCACAGCCCTCTTGCGTTTTTGTCCCTCGCGGGAACGGGTGAATATAGTCACTCTGATCTACCAAGCTGGGTTCCCAACTACAGaaacaagaaggaagcttCATCACCCTGGTGTTATAGTGCTAGCAATTTTCGCCCCACCGATGAAGGTGACCCGACTTCATCTCCCGCTCATCGTGTATGCTACCCTTATGTGGTCGAAGAAACACAAAGTCTGTTCAGTTGGGGTAAAGACATGGGGCATATTACTTTGTCCACGAACTGCTGTCACGATTCTGATCCACAGATCTTGGCATCTTTCATGTCTTTCGCAAACTCTTTCACTACGCGGAACTCGAAGTATGTTACAGGGATTCCAGCTGCCCAGGCTATTATCAGACTACTATCCATGGGCAAAACCAGAAAGGTCTCTCAGGACCTTGTCGATAATTCTTTAAATCTGGCCATGCTGATCACCTATTTCAATATGTCCAAGTCCCAGACTGTCACAAAAACCTGGAGCTCAAATTGGGAttatgatcttctcaacatggcCTTTTCTCCATCAGAGCTGGCTCCCATGAAAGTCAGACTTAATGTAAGTTAGTTGAAGAGATCAGCTCTTGGGGTCTcgaaagacgaagaaaagcTGTGTCAGGAATCATGCCAGTACTCTACAACTACAGATTCTTCGAGACAAGTCAGGGATACTTAGGCGCAGTTGATTTTGACGTTCTTGGAGGAGATAGGCTTTGTATTCTCTGGGGATACAAGGAGCCAGTCATCCTGAGACCAGATGCAACGGATCGCTACACATTTGTAGGGCCGGCATATGCTGTGGATGTGAACACTGAGAACACGATTCCAAACCTACGATCTCAAGGACAATGGTTTGAGTTACGATAAGGTCAAAAGGGAGAAAGACACTAAAAGGAACGTACTAAACATTAAGCTTATTTGTTCTCGATGTGTCGATGTCTTATGTACTCTACGTACTGTACCTGTGAAGTACATTCGTGACCTAGTGGAAGCTAACAGCTTGCCTCTTGACCCTGCCAGATGGAATGTATGACAAGCTACCAATGACTTGTTAATACTCGTATCGAATACCGCTTCCCGCTTCATCCAGTAGCATGTATAACAAATCACACCTCAGCTTGAGATTCTCCAAGTGAGACAATAAAGTGAATGATCCATCAATTGGCTCATTCATCTCTCAGGCTCAACAACTGAGAGAACTAATAATTCTATCATACATAGCTCAGAAATTGATTACAAGGGTTCTAGATAGATCGTCGTAGCCTGGGGCCGCTCAACGTCGGCCGAGACTTGTGTCCCAATAACCATGCCCGTCCTTTCAAATGCCCCGTGTTCGCCCTGTAAACTCAAAACCGTGAGAAGCATCGTCAACACCCTCCATCATTACCGCTACCCACATAAAGACTATTATTCATAGCAGGTCTCAGCTTCAAAACCAACCGAGCCACCCATTTTTCAGAAAAAAGCGAATCTCCAAATTGTTTTATATACGTAATGAAGTCGCTGAGATCAATCCAGATCGAACTCCAACGCGAGATTGGCTCGAATGCTCGCGTAGCATTATGCAGTCGTTACCAAAATGAGAATATATCATAGGCTGATGTACTCATCCGAATACCTTTTTGCCGATTCGACATAGTCTTAGCAAGATATTTAGGCCTTGCGGGATCGAACTGAgccgttggtcttggagccAGTGGCGGTGGCACCGTTGGACTTCTTGACAGGAGTAGTCTGGACCAGGTGAGGGTCAGGGAGAGGAGCCTGGGACATGCGTCGGAGACTCTGTCGGCCGGTAGGAGCCTTGCCCTGCTTCTTGTAGGTGGCGAAGTAGAAGGAGATGAACAGAACGAGGTAagagctgatggtgatgataccagAGAAGGCAGCAAACTCCTCGCCAGAGCACTTTCCAGCGTTAGGCATCCAGGGAAAGTAGGTCGAGGTGAAGTAGGTGTAGGAGGCGAAGTAGATGAAGCCGAGATCAATGACGAactggatgatctggagacGGGTAACCCACTCCTTCCACCAAACACGGACACCACGAGCGCTCTGGAAGTAGTACCAATACATGACGACGTGAACGAGCAGGTTCAAGACGATAGGGACCCAAGAGACGGAGGTAGAGCCGATGAGCTGAGTGTAGCAAAGGAAGGCGGTGGCACCATGGTGATAGCAGTGAAGGAAGGCTGCTAAATGTTAGCTTGTCAACGTCGCACTGGGAGAAAAAAACATACTCagaggcttcttcttgaggaaaaggaagacggtatcaagaagctcaaggtacTTGGTGAGGTAGTTGAGCTGTCGCAAATGTTAGCTGGGAGTGCATGTAAATTTTCGTTGGAAACTTACGTAGTACAGGACCACAAGGGGCTGGGTCCAGCCACCCTCGGCATCGCAGATAGCATGGAAGATGCCACCACGGACAACGgtgggaagaagctgctcaacgaagagagccaagagagTACCGCTGATCAGGGTCAAGTAGAGgttgtggatgaggaagagacccttgagcttgaagggcTCACGGTTGCGCATCCATTCGCGACCaccgaagatgatggcataGTAGATAACGATAAAGATCGATGTCGACTTGAGAGTGGACATGGGGGTCTCGAAAGGCACAAACTTGAAGTCATTGGCGGAGTAGCCGACAACAGCAGTGAATGCCTTGTCAAAGATGGGCCACAGGTGAACGCCAAAAGGCCTGTCGATGGTTGGCAGCGGAAGCTGCTCGTAGAAAGTAGCGGGAGACgcagacatgatgggcgaaTTGTACGTTGAAACCGACACAATTGTTGACCGCGGGACCGTGTATTAGGTAGGGGATTTGGAGTAGTCGAGTTACGTATTCGACGtggcttttttttctcgAAGACGCGACAGAGCCGATGGCGCGGGGGAGGACACGTGAAAGACGAACAAGTAAAGACTGACAAGgaatgacaagaagaagaagaaggttctcCGGAGAGATGAAATGGTttaaagaagaagccaggtAAACGGCGATTGTGGGAATGCGTAGAATTAAAAAGGAGATAAAAGGGGAGACGGAGAGTAGAGTTTTAATTGAGGGAGAGCCAGAGGAGGACGGCGCATCAAAAAGGGGAAATTTCAATCCGCACCGCTACCTTCCCTCAATCGCACTTTCACCGGGCAGATTGGATCTCCGGCTGCCGCGGACGCTGGAGCAGTAAAAGTGAAAGTGGCACCTGGCAACGCACTTTCCTTCCATCGAGGTGCCACTAGTACATCTTTGTAGGGGGCATCTCGAGAATTCACCCAATTGCCATGCGTATATCTTATTTCACCAACAGGCCCGCCCCGGGTACCAAGAGTTGGCCAGGCTCGTGCGCTTTTTGGCTACTAACTGTCTTCTAATTCCTTTCGAAAACCCGTGGCACGCGCTCACCCTCACAAGCATGCATGCTACCTATGCCCGAGATGAGGCTTCACTCCACACTGCAATTACATGTGAATATGCCGGGTTCTCCGGATGCACCAATGAAACGAGGATGTTTAGAAGCCACACGTGATTTATGAAATGCCATAACGACACAATATGCTAATGAGGTCCCCTGAGGTTTGTGCCCAACCGTTGCTTATtacacctacctacttacttGTCCGACTCTGctgctgtgcctgtgcctgtgagATCGTGTCCCGAGGCTTACTGGATGCCAAGACTGCGGTGATGAGCGAATGGTGTAGCCCGATCGAGACTCATTGGCC
This region of Fusarium verticillioides 7600 chromosome 3, whole genome shotgun sequence genomic DNA includes:
- a CDS encoding fatty acid elongase 3 produces the protein MSASPATFYEQLPLPTIDRPFGVHLWPIFDKAFTAVVGYSANDFKFVPFETPMSTLKSTSIFIVIYYAIIFGGREWMRNREPFKLKGLFLIHNLYLTLISGTLLALFVEQLLPTVVRGGIFHAICDAEGGWTQPLVVLYYLNYLTKYLELLDTVFLFLKKKPLTFLHCYHHGATAFLCYTQLIGSTSVSWVPIVLNLLVHVVMYWYYFQSARGVRVWWKEWVTRLQIIQFVIDLGFIYFASYTYFTSTYFPWMPNAGKCSGEEFAAFSGIITISSYLVLFISFYFATYKKQGKAPTGRQSLRRMSQAPLPDPHLVQTTPVKKSNGATATGSKTNGSVRSRKA